The Streptomyces sp. NBC_01353 genome contains a region encoding:
- a CDS encoding metallophosphoesterase, with the protein MRARYGIPLKVTAGLTATAAAGLVYAAGFEARSFRLRRVTIPVLPRGMRDLRVLQVSDIHMVCGQRKKRKWLQSLAGLRPDFVVNTGDNLSDTDAVPEVLDALGPLMDFPGVYVFGSNDYYGPRLRNPARYLMEKAQGRHGLNGNAPVVGAVHNPWEGLRDAFDDAGWVNLTNTRGRLKLPDLELAFTGLDDPHIKRDRYERVAGGPDLTADFSLGVVHAPYLRTLDAFTADGYGLILAGHTHGGQLCVPFYGALVTNCDLDTDRVKGLSTHTVEGRTSFLHVSAGCGTNRFTPVRFACPPEATLLTLTARD; encoded by the coding sequence ATGCGCGCACGGTACGGGATCCCCCTCAAGGTCACGGCAGGTCTTACGGCGACGGCGGCGGCCGGACTGGTCTACGCGGCGGGCTTCGAGGCCCGCTCGTTCCGCCTGCGCCGTGTGACGATCCCCGTACTCCCGCGCGGAATGCGGGATCTGCGGGTCCTTCAGGTCTCCGACATCCACATGGTGTGCGGCCAGCGCAAGAAGCGGAAGTGGCTGCAGTCGCTCGCGGGGCTGCGCCCGGACTTCGTGGTCAACACGGGCGACAACCTCTCGGACACGGACGCGGTCCCGGAGGTCCTGGACGCGCTCGGCCCGCTGATGGACTTCCCGGGCGTGTACGTGTTCGGCTCCAACGACTACTACGGGCCGCGGCTGCGCAACCCCGCCCGCTATCTGATGGAGAAGGCCCAGGGCCGGCACGGCCTCAACGGCAACGCGCCGGTGGTGGGCGCGGTGCACAACCCGTGGGAGGGGCTGCGGGACGCCTTCGACGACGCGGGCTGGGTGAACCTGACCAACACCCGCGGCCGGCTGAAGCTGCCCGACCTGGAGCTGGCCTTCACCGGGCTGGACGACCCGCACATCAAGCGGGACCGGTACGAGCGGGTGGCGGGCGGCCCCGACCTCACGGCGGACTTCTCGCTGGGCGTGGTCCACGCCCCGTATCTGCGCACTCTCGACGCCTTCACTGCGGACGGCTACGGCCTGATCCTGGCGGGCCACACCCACGGCGGCCAGCTGTGCGTCCCCTTCTACGGCGCCCTGGTGACCAACTGCGACCTGGACACGGACCGGGTGAAGGGCCTCTCGACGCACACGGTGGAGGGCCGGACCTCCTTCCTCCACGTCTCGGCGGGCTGCGGCACGAACCGCTTCACCCCGGTGCGCTTCGCCTGCCCCCCGGAGGCGACGCTGCTGACGCTGACGGCGCGCGACTGA
- a CDS encoding GatB/YqeY domain-containing protein, giving the protein MTTLKAKLQDDLNAAIKERDELRSSTLRLTLTAITKEEVSGTTKRELSDDEVQKVIAKEAKKRREAAEAFAQGGRAESAEREKAEGVILDAYLPKQLGDDELEQIVAAAVAEAKAAGAEGPRAMGAVMKIVNPKVAGQAEGGRVAAVVKKLLAG; this is encoded by the coding sequence ATGACCACGCTCAAGGCCAAGCTTCAGGACGACCTCAACGCCGCCATCAAGGAGCGCGACGAGCTGCGCTCCTCGACGCTGCGGCTCACCCTCACCGCGATCACCAAGGAGGAGGTCTCGGGCACGACCAAGCGCGAGCTCTCCGACGACGAGGTGCAGAAGGTGATCGCCAAGGAGGCGAAGAAGCGCCGTGAGGCCGCGGAGGCCTTCGCCCAGGGCGGTCGCGCCGAGTCGGCCGAGCGGGAGAAGGCGGAGGGCGTCATCCTCGACGCGTACCTGCCGAAGCAGCTCGGCGACGACGAGCTGGAGCAGATCGTCGCGGCGGCCGTCGCCGAGGCCAAGGCCGCCGGCGCCGAGGGGCCGCGGGCCATGGGCGCCGTCATGAAGATCGTGAACCCGAAGGTGGCCGGCCAGGCCGAGGGCGGCCGGGTCGCCGCCGTCGTGAAGAAGCTCCTCGCGGGCTGA
- a CDS encoding transglycosylase domain-containing protein, producing the protein MAKKRSGGGLTGTQQAAKFVGVSVLSGAVLAGIALPAAGALGLAAKGTVEGFDEIPSNLKTPPLSQRTTILDSEGGHLATVYSRDRKVVPLEKISPYMQKAIVAIEDSRFYEHGAIDLKGVLRAINRNAQSGGVSQGASTLTQQYVKNVFVEEAGDDPEKVAQATQQTIGRKVRELKYAIQVEEELGKKKILENYLNITFFGQQAYGIEAAAQRYFSKPAADLKLEEAAMMAGLVQSPSRYDPVNDLQEATKRRNTVLQRMADVKDISQAEADRAKAAPIKLKVKAPKNGCITAVDGAGFFCDYVRKTILNDPVFGKTVEERQKLWNLGGLTVRTTLDPRAQEAANEAAVAKINVDDKVAASVVQVQPGTGKILSMGQSRPYGLDQKQHQTTLNLAVGKKMGGTTYGFQVGSTFKPITAAAALEKGLSPAQSFSTPWKISLPMNSYTTCAGGPSGGGNWDLQNEMKSEAGTWDMTSALGKSINTYFAHLEQMTGLCETVEMAKKMGYEKELGKKLQELPSITLGGQESTPLDMAAVYATFANRGTYCTPIAIESIKTANGEKLKVPQTECSRAMSERTADTVNQMLKGVVEDGTGTKAGLSDRDNAGKTGTTNDRKDAWFVGYTPNLSTAVWVGDDVGEKQSMYDIVIGGVTYDKVCGGCLPGPIWKIAMTGALTASETPSFAPISVPRGEKPEDKEKDKGKPRDDNKPGDGDDDDNPFPGITIPPDLIGGGNGRGGNTGGNGR; encoded by the coding sequence ATGGCAAAGAAGCGCTCGGGCGGAGGTCTGACCGGGACCCAGCAGGCCGCCAAGTTCGTCGGTGTCAGTGTGCTCTCCGGAGCCGTGCTGGCAGGCATCGCCCTGCCCGCGGCCGGAGCACTCGGACTGGCAGCCAAGGGCACGGTCGAGGGATTCGACGAAATCCCGTCCAACCTGAAGACGCCGCCGCTGAGTCAGCGCACCACGATCCTCGACTCCGAGGGCGGCCACCTCGCCACCGTGTACTCGCGCGACCGGAAGGTCGTGCCGCTGGAGAAGATCTCCCCGTACATGCAGAAGGCGATCGTCGCGATCGAGGACTCCCGCTTCTACGAACACGGAGCGATCGACCTCAAGGGCGTGCTGCGCGCGATCAACCGCAACGCCCAGTCGGGCGGCGTGTCGCAGGGCGCGTCGACGCTCACTCAGCAGTACGTGAAGAACGTCTTCGTCGAGGAGGCCGGTGACGACCCCGAGAAGGTCGCCCAGGCCACCCAGCAGACCATCGGCCGTAAGGTCCGCGAACTCAAGTACGCGATCCAGGTCGAGGAGGAGCTGGGGAAGAAGAAGATCCTCGAGAACTACCTGAACATCACCTTCTTCGGTCAGCAGGCGTACGGCATCGAGGCCGCGGCCCAGCGCTACTTCTCCAAGCCCGCCGCCGACCTGAAGTTGGAGGAGGCCGCCATGATGGCCGGCCTCGTCCAGTCGCCGAGCCGCTACGACCCGGTCAACGACCTTCAGGAAGCCACCAAGCGCCGCAACACGGTGCTCCAGCGGATGGCCGACGTGAAGGACATCAGCCAGGCGGAGGCGGACCGGGCGAAGGCCGCCCCGATCAAGCTCAAGGTGAAGGCCCCGAAGAACGGCTGCATCACCGCCGTCGACGGCGCCGGCTTCTTCTGCGACTACGTCCGCAAGACGATCCTCAACGACCCGGTCTTCGGCAAGACGGTCGAGGAGCGGCAGAAGCTGTGGAACCTGGGCGGCCTGACCGTCCGGACCACGCTCGACCCGCGCGCGCAGGAGGCGGCCAACGAGGCGGCCGTCGCGAAGATCAACGTGGACGACAAGGTCGCCGCCTCGGTGGTCCAGGTCCAGCCGGGCACCGGCAAGATCCTCTCGATGGGTCAGTCCCGCCCGTACGGCCTGGACCAGAAGCAGCACCAGACAACGCTCAACCTCGCCGTCGGCAAGAAGATGGGCGGCACGACGTACGGCTTCCAGGTCGGTTCGACCTTCAAGCCGATCACGGCCGCGGCGGCCCTGGAGAAGGGGCTGAGCCCGGCGCAGTCCTTCTCCACGCCGTGGAAGATCTCGCTGCCGATGAACTCCTACACCACCTGCGCGGGCGGCCCGTCCGGCGGTGGCAACTGGGACCTGCAGAACGAGATGAAGTCCGAGGCCGGCACCTGGGACATGACGAGCGCGCTCGGCAAGTCCATCAACACCTACTTCGCCCACCTTGAGCAGATGACCGGGCTGTGCGAGACGGTCGAGATGGCGAAGAAGATGGGGTACGAGAAGGAGCTGGGCAAGAAGCTCCAGGAGCTGCCCTCGATCACCCTCGGCGGCCAGGAGTCCACCCCGCTCGACATGGCGGCGGTCTACGCGACCTTCGCCAACCGCGGCACGTACTGCACCCCGATCGCCATCGAGTCGATCAAGACGGCCAACGGCGAGAAGCTGAAGGTGCCTCAGACGGAGTGCTCGCGGGCGATGAGCGAGCGCACCGCCGACACGGTCAACCAGATGCTGAAGGGCGTCGTCGAGGACGGCACCGGTACGAAGGCGGGTCTGAGCGACCGCGACAACGCCGGCAAGACGGGTACGACGAACGACCGCAAGGACGCCTGGTTCGTCGGGTACACCCCGAACCTGTCCACGGCGGTGTGGGTGGGTGACGACGTCGGCGAGAAGCAGTCGATGTACGACATCGTCATCGGCGGCGTGACGTACGACAAGGTCTGCGGTGGCTGCCTCCCGGGTCCGATCTGGAAGATCGCGATGACCGGGGCGCTGACCGCCTCCGAGACGCCGTCCTTCGCGCCGATCTCCGTGCCTCGCGGCGAGAAGCCGGAGGACAAGGAGAAGGACAAGGGCAAGCCCCGCGACGACAACAAGCCGGGCGACGGGGACGATGACGACAACCCGTTCCCGGGGATCACGATCCCGCCGGACCTGATCGGCGGCGGGAACGGCCGCGGCGGCAACACCGGCGGCAACGGCCGCTAG
- a CDS encoding WhiB family transcriptional regulator: MGWVADWSAQAACRTTDPDELFVQGAAQNRAKAVCTGCPVRTECLADALDNRVEFGVWGGMTERERRALLRRRPTVTSWRRLLETARTEYERGAGLLPVAIEDDATYEAYAAVG; encoded by the coding sequence ATGGGCTGGGTAGCTGACTGGAGTGCGCAGGCGGCCTGCCGCACTACCGATCCGGATGAACTTTTCGTTCAAGGAGCGGCACAGAACAGGGCGAAGGCAGTGTGCACCGGATGTCCGGTGCGGACCGAGTGCCTGGCCGACGCCCTGGACAACCGCGTGGAGTTCGGCGTGTGGGGCGGGATGACGGAGCGCGAGCGCCGTGCCCTCCTGCGCCGGCGGCCGACCGTCACCTCGTGGCGGCGACTGCTCGAGACCGCGCGCACGGAGTACGAGCGGGGAGCGGGCCTGCTGCCCGTGGCGATCGAGGACGACGCGACGTACGAGGCGTATGCGGCGGTGGGCTAG
- a CDS encoding ArsA family ATPase: MAAAVNGLDSAPVLHLDPLIDDLGTRIIVCCGAGGVGKTTTAAALGVRAAERGRKVVVLTIDPARRLAQSMGIDSLDNIPRKVDGIKGSESGGASRSGSSKGGGGRRAGELHAMMLDMKRTFDEIVEAHADAERARAILENPFYQSLSAGFAGTQEYMAMEKLGQLRARDEWDLIVVDTPPSRSALDFLDAPKRLGSFLDGKFIKLLMAPAKMGGRAGMKFLNVGMSMMTGTLGKLLGGQFLKDVQTFVAAMDTMFGGFRTRADATYKLLQAPGTAFLVVATPERDALREAAYFVERLAAEEMPLAGLVLNRVHGSGAAQLSAERARAAAENLDEGRIVDQGTGKTGVRGSRATPPELSDTASAATVTAAVRTSHDEAAPTADDATHDIQQLTAGLLRLHAERMQVLAREQRTRDRFTALHPEVAVAEVAALPGDVHDLAGLRAIGDRLAAGRMPSA, encoded by the coding sequence ATGGCTGCCGCGGTGAACGGTCTCGACTCCGCCCCCGTCCTGCATCTGGATCCGCTCATCGACGACCTGGGCACGCGGATCATCGTCTGCTGCGGCGCGGGCGGGGTCGGCAAGACGACGACCGCGGCGGCGCTCGGCGTACGGGCGGCGGAGCGGGGCCGCAAGGTCGTCGTGCTGACGATCGACCCGGCCCGCCGGCTGGCCCAGTCGATGGGGATCGACTCGCTGGACAACATCCCGCGCAAGGTCGACGGCATCAAGGGGTCCGAATCCGGAGGGGCATCGCGCAGCGGTTCGAGCAAGGGTGGCGGCGGACGGCGCGCGGGCGAACTGCACGCCATGATGCTCGACATGAAGCGGACGTTCGACGAGATCGTCGAGGCGCACGCGGACGCCGAGCGGGCCCGGGCGATCCTGGAGAACCCGTTCTACCAGTCCCTGTCGGCCGGTTTCGCCGGCACGCAGGAGTACATGGCAATGGAGAAGCTCGGGCAGCTGCGGGCCCGTGACGAGTGGGACCTGATCGTCGTCGACACTCCCCCGTCGCGGTCGGCGCTGGACTTCCTGGACGCTCCTAAGCGGCTCGGGTCCTTCCTGGACGGGAAGTTCATCAAGCTGCTGATGGCTCCGGCGAAGATGGGCGGCCGGGCGGGGATGAAGTTCCTCAATGTCGGCATGTCGATGATGACGGGAACGCTGGGGAAGCTGCTGGGAGGGCAGTTCCTGAAGGACGTTCAGACCTTCGTGGCTGCGATGGACACGATGTTCGGCGGCTTCCGCACCCGGGCGGACGCGACGTACAAGCTGCTCCAGGCCCCGGGCACGGCGTTCCTCGTGGTGGCCACGCCGGAGCGGGACGCGCTGCGCGAGGCCGCGTACTTCGTGGAACGGCTCGCCGCCGAGGAGATGCCGCTGGCCGGTCTCGTCCTCAATCGCGTCCACGGCAGCGGCGCCGCCCAGCTGTCGGCCGAGCGCGCGCGGGCTGCCGCGGAAAATCTTGACGAAGGGCGCATTGTCGATCAGGGGACCGGGAAGACTGGTGTTCGTGGCTCCCGTGCCACACCCCCCGAGCTGTCGGACACCGCCAGCGCCGCCACCGTCACCGCCGCCGTACGCACATCGCACGACGAGGCTGCCCCCACAGCCGACGACGCCACGCACGACATTCAGCAGCTGACCGCAGGACTGCTCCGTCTCCATGCCGAGCGGATGCAGGTGCTCGCGCGCGAACAGCGCACGCGTGACCGCTTCACGGCGCTCCACCCCGAGGTGGCCGTGGCCGAAGTGGCCGCCCTGCCCGGCGACGTACACGATCTCGCAGGGCTTCGGGCCATCGGTGATCGACTCGCGGCCGGACGGATGCCGTCGGCCTGA
- a CDS encoding ArsA-related P-loop ATPase encodes MSRLQVVSGKGGTGKTTVAAALALALATEGKRTLLVEVEGRQGIAQLFETEALPYEERKIAVAPGGGEVFALAIDAERALLDYLQMFYKLGSAGRALKKLGAIDFATTIAPGVRDVLLTGKACEAVRRREKHGGYTYDHVVMDAPPTGRITRFLNVNDEVAGLARIGPIHNQAQAVMRVLKSPETAVHLVTLLEEMPVQETADGVAELRGADLPVGEIIVNMVRPHVLDEAAVRAASGDHRGAIAKTLAAAGISGGTKLVEPLLGQAGEHAQRVELEREQRAVLTGLGVPTYELPFLGDGADIAGLYRLAKDLRKQGVGA; translated from the coding sequence GTGAGCAGGCTCCAGGTCGTCAGCGGCAAGGGTGGTACCGGTAAGACGACGGTCGCCGCCGCCCTCGCGCTCGCCCTCGCGACGGAGGGCAAGCGAACCCTCCTCGTCGAGGTCGAAGGCAGACAGGGCATCGCACAGCTCTTCGAGACGGAGGCCCTTCCGTACGAGGAACGCAAGATCGCCGTCGCGCCGGGCGGCGGAGAGGTGTTCGCGCTGGCCATCGACGCCGAGCGCGCGCTCCTCGACTACCTCCAGATGTTCTACAAACTCGGCAGCGCGGGCCGGGCCCTGAAGAAGCTCGGCGCGATCGACTTCGCGACGACGATAGCGCCGGGCGTACGAGACGTGCTGCTGACCGGCAAGGCGTGCGAGGCGGTCCGCCGGCGCGAGAAGCACGGCGGCTACACCTACGACCACGTCGTCATGGACGCACCCCCGACCGGCCGGATCACCCGCTTCCTCAACGTGAACGACGAGGTGGCGGGGCTGGCCCGGATCGGCCCGATACACAATCAGGCGCAGGCCGTGATGCGGGTGCTCAAGTCCCCGGAGACGGCCGTGCACCTGGTGACGCTGCTGGAGGAGATGCCGGTCCAGGAGACCGCGGACGGCGTCGCGGAGCTGCGCGGGGCCGACCTTCCGGTGGGCGAGATCATCGTGAACATGGTCCGTCCGCACGTCCTCGACGAGGCGGCGGTACGGGCCGCCTCCGGCGACCACCGGGGCGCGATCGCGAAGACCCTGGCGGCCGCGGGGATCTCTGGCGGTACGAAGCTGGTCGAGCCGCTGCTGGGGCAGGCGGGCGAGCACGCCCAGCGGGTGGAGCTGGAGCGCGAGCAGCGTGCGGTGCTCACCGGGCTCGGCGTACCGACGTACGAACTGCCCTTCCTCGGGGACGGGGCGGACATCGCGGGCCTGTACCGGCTGGCGAAGGACCTGCGGAAGCAAGGGGTGGGCGCGTGA
- a CDS encoding DUF4177 domain-containing protein has translation MTKWEYATVPLLVHATKQILDTWGEDGWELVQVVPGPNNPEQLVAYLKREKS, from the coding sequence ATGACCAAGTGGGAATACGCGACCGTGCCCCTTCTCGTGCACGCGACCAAGCAGATTCTGGACACCTGGGGCGAGGACGGGTGGGAGCTCGTCCAGGTCGTGCCCGGCCCGAACAACCCCGAGCAGCTCGTGGCCTACCTGAAGCGGGAGAAGTCCTGA
- a CDS encoding RidA family protein: MSGAVEAKLAELGLTLPEVVPPLAAYQPAVQSGVYVYTSGQLPIVEGKLQLAGKVGGEVTAEEAKKLAATCALNALAAVKSVAGDLDRIKRVVKVVGFVASASDFTGQPGVINGASELLGAVLGDKGVHARSAVGVAVLPLDAPVEVEVQVELVQA; the protein is encoded by the coding sequence ATGAGCGGCGCCGTCGAGGCGAAGCTCGCCGAGCTGGGCCTGACGCTGCCGGAGGTCGTGCCCCCGCTGGCCGCCTACCAGCCGGCCGTGCAGTCGGGCGTGTACGTCTACACCTCGGGCCAGCTCCCGATCGTGGAGGGCAAGCTCCAGCTGGCCGGCAAGGTCGGCGGCGAGGTCACCGCCGAGGAGGCCAAGAAGCTCGCGGCCACCTGCGCGCTGAACGCGCTCGCGGCCGTGAAGTCGGTCGCCGGTGACCTGGACCGGATCAAGCGGGTCGTGAAGGTCGTCGGCTTCGTCGCCTCGGCATCCGACTTCACCGGTCAGCCGGGCGTCATCAACGGCGCCAGCGAGCTGCTCGGCGCCGTCCTCGGCGACAAGGGCGTGCACGCGCGCAGCGCGGTGGGTGTCGCGGTGCTGCCGCTGGACGCCCCGGTCGAGGTCGAGGTCCAGGTGGAGCTCGTCCAGGCCTGA